From a region of the Terriglobales bacterium genome:
- the menC gene encoding o-succinylbenzoate synthase, protein MKIEAITLREIRMPLVHFFETSFSRTTERRIALVTLHCQGLDAWGECVAGEHPFYNEESIDTAWYVISKYLAPALAGKEIARGADAPAVFARVRANRMAKAALENALWDAEARIRKMPLWKLLGGTQSAIACGVSIGIQDTVEHLLDKVAGELAAGYRRIKLKVKPGWDVNILEKVRARWPKVLLSCDANSAYTLADADHLKKFDQFKLLMIEQPLWNDDFYFHSRLQKQLQTAICLDEAIRNARDAEAAIEAGACRIVNIKVGRVGGFSEAIAVHDVAQKAQVPVWCGGMLESGIGRAHNVALSTLPNFTLPGDVSASKRYWKDDIIEPPVTVSPEGFIAVSNEAGAGYAIRTDLIEKLTVRKETIRPAAAVSG, encoded by the coding sequence ATGAAGATTGAAGCCATCACGCTCCGCGAAATCCGCATGCCGCTGGTCCACTTCTTCGAGACCAGCTTCAGCCGCACTACCGAGCGGCGCATTGCGCTGGTCACGCTGCATTGTCAGGGGCTCGACGCCTGGGGCGAGTGCGTTGCGGGTGAACACCCGTTCTACAACGAGGAGTCGATCGACACGGCGTGGTACGTCATCAGCAAATATCTTGCGCCCGCGCTCGCCGGGAAAGAAATCGCGCGCGGCGCCGACGCGCCTGCTGTTTTCGCGCGCGTCCGCGCCAACCGCATGGCGAAGGCCGCGCTGGAGAATGCGCTCTGGGACGCCGAGGCGCGCATCAGGAAGATGCCGCTGTGGAAGCTGCTGGGCGGCACGCAGAGCGCCATCGCGTGCGGCGTTTCAATTGGTATCCAGGACACGGTCGAGCACTTGCTCGACAAGGTCGCCGGTGAACTCGCCGCCGGGTATCGCCGCATCAAGCTGAAGGTAAAACCGGGCTGGGACGTCAACATTCTGGAGAAAGTGCGCGCGCGCTGGCCGAAGGTCCTGCTGAGCTGTGACGCCAACTCGGCCTACACGCTCGCCGACGCCGACCACCTGAAAAAGTTCGACCAGTTCAAGCTGCTGATGATCGAGCAGCCGCTGTGGAACGACGACTTCTACTTCCACTCGCGGCTGCAGAAGCAACTGCAGACCGCCATCTGCCTCGACGAAGCGATTCGCAACGCGCGCGACGCCGAAGCCGCCATCGAGGCCGGCGCTTGCCGCATCGTCAACATCAAGGTGGGACGCGTGGGCGGATTCAGCGAGGCCATTGCGGTCCACGACGTGGCGCAGAAAGCCCAGGTCCCCGTGTGGTGCGGCGGCATGCTGGAGTCGGGCATTGGACGCGCGCACAACGTGGCCCTTTCCACGCTGCCGAACTTCACGCTGCCCGGCGACGTTTCCGCCTCGAAGCGCTACTGGAAAGACGACATCATCGAGCCGCCGGTCACCGTTTCGCCCGAGGGCTTCATCGCCGTCAGCAACGAAGCCGGCGCCGGATACGCGATCCGCACCGACCTCATCGAGAAGCTCACGGTCCGCAAGGAAACGATCCGGCCTGCCGCGGCGGTCAGCGGGTAA
- a CDS encoding putative toxin-antitoxin system toxin component, PIN family, whose protein sequence is MPRPAVVLDTNVVVSAHLNLDGFERFVLDMSIAGTILACYSDSILHEYRNVLLRPKFGLTRSLVELSLELIVRAGRRVTPGKGVSAAGDLDDNKFLECAEEARAQFLITGNKRHFPRSWRGTAVVSAREFVEILIPELE, encoded by the coding sequence GTGCCAAGACCGGCCGTCGTTCTTGACACCAACGTCGTCGTTTCCGCCCACCTGAACCTTGACGGATTCGAGCGGTTCGTTCTGGATATGTCCATCGCCGGAACGATTCTTGCCTGCTACTCCGACTCGATTCTGCACGAATACCGTAACGTCCTGTTGAGACCGAAGTTCGGTTTAACCAGGTCACTTGTCGAGCTGTCGCTTGAACTGATTGTGCGCGCTGGGCGGCGCGTCACTCCGGGCAAAGGAGTGAGCGCGGCTGGCGATCTCGACGACAATAAATTCCTTGAGTGCGCTGAGGAGGCGAGAGCCCAATTTCTGATCACGGGAAACAAGCGCCACTTCCCGCGCTCGTGGCGTGGGACCGCGGTCGTGAGCGCCAGGGAGTTCGTCGAGATACTCATCCCCGAGCTGGAATAG
- a CDS encoding 1,4-alpha-glucan branching protein domain-containing protein produces the protein MNAGKPISGYVTFVLHAHLPYVVHHGTWPHGQDWLHEAAAETYVPLLRVFAELEGRRTPLKCNLNLSPVLLEQMALPDFKAGFESYLRQKIEAARKDRRHFEAKGQGHFTRLAQFWADFYEGVARDFAALGGDLIAGFKRYYDSGSIEIITCGATHGYFALLGADASIRAQVRVGVETHQRFFGRRPRGIWLPECAYRPAGPWRYPVPVDGLRGPFQRSGVEQVLAEYGIEFFFVDTHLVEKNVRFTPYEVLAGDVPVAVEEQARDGGPSVYLPYYADTPTRDRARVAFFTRDARTGIQVWSGMHGYPGDPVYLEFHKKHWPGGHRYWQVTQSQLDLGAKTPYFPEIAQQQTQVHGRHFVETTRNVLEYDAPHSEGVPPVLCAPFDAELFGHWWFEGPSWLKHVAIEAHRPDSGIELVTAPEYLARQKPAGFVPLPEGSWGRNGTHEVWLNRDTEWTWKHIYQAELAVQQLVQSGRWRESEEARRLATQIVRELLLLESSDWQFLITTEHARDYAEKRFNEHLTGFNELLGGWRQFEAAGKVPEQTRRRLEELERVDSVFPEITPEVFA, from the coding sequence ATGAATGCCGGCAAGCCCATCTCGGGATACGTGACCTTTGTCCTGCACGCGCACCTGCCCTACGTGGTGCATCACGGCACCTGGCCGCACGGGCAGGACTGGCTGCACGAGGCGGCGGCGGAAACCTATGTGCCGCTGCTGCGCGTGTTCGCGGAGCTGGAAGGGCGCCGCACTCCCCTCAAGTGCAACTTGAACCTTTCGCCGGTCCTGCTGGAGCAGATGGCGCTTCCGGACTTCAAGGCTGGGTTCGAAAGCTACCTGCGCCAGAAAATCGAGGCGGCCCGCAAAGACCGCAGGCACTTCGAAGCCAAGGGCCAGGGACACTTCACAAGGCTGGCGCAGTTCTGGGCCGATTTCTACGAAGGCGTTGCGCGCGACTTCGCCGCGCTGGGCGGCGACCTGATCGCCGGCTTTAAGCGCTACTACGACTCCGGCTCGATCGAGATCATCACCTGCGGCGCCACCCACGGCTATTTCGCGCTGCTCGGCGCCGACGCCTCCATCCGCGCGCAGGTGCGCGTCGGCGTGGAGACCCACCAGCGCTTCTTCGGCCGCAGGCCGCGCGGCATTTGGCTGCCCGAGTGCGCCTACCGGCCCGCGGGACCATGGCGGTATCCGGTGCCGGTGGATGGATTGCGCGGCCCGTTCCAGCGTTCGGGCGTGGAGCAGGTCCTGGCCGAGTACGGCATCGAGTTCTTCTTCGTCGACACGCACCTGGTCGAGAAGAACGTGCGCTTCACGCCGTACGAGGTCCTCGCCGGCGACGTGCCCGTGGCTGTCGAGGAACAGGCGCGCGACGGCGGCCCGTCGGTCTATCTCCCGTACTACGCCGATACGCCCACGCGCGACCGCGCGCGCGTCGCGTTTTTCACCCGCGACGCCCGCACCGGCATTCAGGTGTGGAGCGGCATGCACGGATATCCCGGCGATCCGGTGTATCTGGAATTTCACAAGAAGCACTGGCCGGGCGGCCATCGCTACTGGCAGGTCACGCAGTCGCAGCTCGACCTGGGCGCCAAGACGCCGTACTTTCCCGAGATCGCGCAGCAGCAGACGCAGGTGCACGGCCGCCACTTCGTGGAAACCACGCGCAACGTGCTGGAATACGACGCGCCGCACAGCGAGGGCGTTCCGCCTGTTCTCTGCGCTCCATTCGACGCCGAACTGTTCGGCCACTGGTGGTTCGAAGGCCCGTCGTGGCTGAAGCATGTCGCCATCGAAGCGCACCGGCCGGATTCGGGCATCGAGCTGGTCACCGCGCCCGAGTACCTGGCGCGGCAGAAGCCGGCGGGATTTGTGCCGCTGCCTGAAGGTTCCTGGGGACGCAACGGGACGCACGAAGTCTGGCTGAATCGTGACACCGAGTGGACGTGGAAGCACATCTACCAGGCGGAGCTGGCGGTGCAGCAGTTGGTGCAGAGCGGCCGCTGGCGCGAGTCGGAGGAGGCGCGCCGGCTGGCCACGCAGATTGTCCGCGAGCTGCTGCTGCTGGAGTCGAGCGACTGGCAATTCCTCATCACCACCGAACACGCCCGCGACTACGCCGAGAAGCGCTTCAACGAACACCTCACCGGCTTCAACGAGCTGCTCGGGGGCTGGCGCCAGTTCGAGGCGGCCGGGAAGGTTCCCGAGCAGACGCGTCGCAGGCTGGAAGAGCTGGAGCGCGTGGATTCCGTCTTCCCCGAGATCACGCCTGAGGTCTTCGCCTAG
- a CDS encoding nucleoside hydrolase, with translation MRTRVLLCFVVLASLTVAAQSKRKIIIDQDARGPATTDQNAILLLLQSPQVDPLGITIVSGDQWRDEEVAHTLRMLELTEHRGVKVYPGAVFPLINSREEIARWSRLYGRVGYQGAWNERGTTQRVRTPYHEPFVVPDLPEGNPALKPETEDAAHFIIRMLRQYPGEVTIYAGGPLTNLAQVVSLDPKAPELAQELVIMGGSVGPENADIARKTANRREFNFWWDPEAVHMVLRAPWKKITVTTVDISVKTRMTPAMIAEIGKSGTPAGKYIGQYAGEELLWDELAAAAWLDPSIITKQAQLYMDMDISHTAGYGNTLVWNPNDAPGLGERLVYVHTDLDLEKFNRMVVDLLSRGPGK, from the coding sequence GTGCGAACCCGCGTGTTGTTGTGTTTCGTCGTTCTCGCCAGTCTCACCGTGGCTGCACAGTCCAAACGCAAGATTATCATCGACCAGGACGCGCGCGGCCCCGCCACCACCGACCAGAACGCCATCCTGCTGCTGCTGCAGTCGCCGCAGGTCGATCCGCTCGGCATCACGATTGTGAGCGGCGATCAATGGCGCGACGAAGAAGTGGCGCACACGCTCCGCATGCTGGAGCTGACCGAGCATCGCGGCGTGAAGGTATATCCCGGTGCGGTGTTTCCTCTCATCAACAGCAGGGAAGAGATTGCGCGCTGGTCCAGGCTTTACGGGCGAGTGGGATACCAGGGCGCGTGGAACGAGCGCGGCACCACGCAGCGGGTGCGCACCCCGTATCACGAGCCGTTTGTCGTGCCCGATCTGCCCGAGGGCAATCCGGCGCTGAAACCGGAGACGGAAGACGCGGCGCACTTCATCATTCGCATGCTGCGCCAGTATCCCGGCGAGGTGACAATCTACGCCGGCGGGCCGCTCACCAACCTGGCGCAGGTGGTGAGCCTCGATCCGAAGGCGCCCGAACTGGCGCAGGAGCTGGTGATCATGGGCGGCAGCGTAGGGCCGGAGAATGCCGACATCGCGCGCAAGACGGCGAATCGCCGCGAGTTCAACTTCTGGTGGGATCCGGAAGCGGTGCACATGGTTTTGCGCGCGCCCTGGAAGAAGATCACGGTCACGACGGTGGACATCTCGGTGAAGACCCGGATGACGCCGGCCATGATCGCCGAGATCGGCAAGTCAGGCACGCCGGCGGGCAAATACATCGGCCAGTACGCCGGCGAAGAGTTGCTGTGGGATGAACTCGCGGCGGCGGCGTGGCTCGACCCTAGCATCATCACCAAGCAGGCGCAGCTCTACATGGACATGGACATCTCCCACACCGCCGGCTACGGCAACACGCTCGTCTGGAACCCGAACGACGCACCCGGGCTCGGCGAGCGGCTGGTGTACGTGCACACCGACCTGGACCTGGAGAAGTTCAACCGGATGGTGGTGGATTTGTTGTCGCGGGGGCCGGGGAAGTAG
- a CDS encoding glycerophosphodiester phosphodiesterase: MNAAPTRPLRLGHRGARKQAPENTFQAFDLALAHGCDGFEFDVRFTRDGRAVLCHDPKLKGAVIAECGYNRLCEAAACMVPCLEDVLSRYGKRAYLDIEIKVAGCEERVLRALREAPPERGYVVTSFQPDVLTELRRLDAKLPLGFISERRDHLAAAEGSAVQTMAPNARLLDRPMLDRFHARGRQVFVWTVNRRDDMLRFAEMGVDAIISDDTELLGSLWR, encoded by the coding sequence GTGAACGCCGCGCCCACTCGCCCGCTGCGGCTCGGACATCGCGGCGCCCGCAAGCAGGCCCCGGAAAATACCTTCCAAGCATTCGACCTCGCGCTGGCGCACGGCTGCGACGGGTTCGAGTTCGATGTGCGCTTCACCCGCGACGGCCGCGCGGTCCTCTGCCACGATCCCAAGCTGAAGGGCGCGGTCATTGCCGAGTGCGGCTACAACCGGCTATGCGAGGCGGCCGCCTGCATGGTTCCCTGCCTGGAAGACGTGCTGTCGCGCTATGGCAAGCGCGCGTACCTCGACATCGAAATCAAGGTCGCGGGTTGCGAGGAACGCGTGTTGCGCGCGCTGCGCGAGGCGCCGCCCGAGCGCGGTTACGTGGTCACGTCATTTCAGCCGGACGTGCTGACCGAGCTGCGCCGGCTCGATGCGAAGCTTCCCCTCGGTTTCATCAGCGAGCGGCGCGACCACCTGGCGGCGGCCGAGGGGTCCGCGGTCCAAACAATGGCGCCGAACGCCAGGTTGCTGGACCGGCCGATGCTCGATCGTTTTCACGCCCGCGGCCGCCAGGTTTTTGTGTGGACCGTGAATCGGCGCGACGACATGTTGCGCTTCGCCGAGATGGGCGTGGACGCGATCATCTCCGATGACACGGAACTGTTAGGCAGTCTCTGGCGCTAG
- the mazG gene encoding nucleoside triphosphate pyrophosphohydrolase — protein MPSDASKPTTGDRFERAVQIMARLRAPGGCPWDREQTFDSIKPFTLEETYEVLEAIDNRDWPELTGELGDLLLQVLFYSEMAREAGYFSIDDVLDRLSGKLVDRHPHVFGDVKAETAGDVLRNWEALKAEEKKKRLEGGGGKAAKSEDKKDSVLAGVSHAMPALLEAHKLSSRAAHAGFEWPEIEGLFDKLAEETAELREELKRFPAPGPRPAQRGVAGASGAAIADDLRARLEDEVGDLFFVLVNVARYLSLDPESALKKTNRKFKQRFQWMEQQLRAAGRRLEDATLEEMELLWQQSKRLEKANAPQDGAK, from the coding sequence ATGCCGTCGGATGCTTCCAAACCGACCACCGGCGATCGCTTCGAGCGCGCTGTCCAGATCATGGCCCGGCTGCGCGCGCCCGGCGGATGTCCCTGGGACCGCGAGCAGACCTTCGACTCGATCAAGCCGTTCACCCTCGAGGAAACCTACGAAGTACTGGAAGCGATTGACAATCGCGACTGGCCCGAACTCACCGGCGAACTGGGCGATTTGTTGCTGCAAGTTCTCTTCTACTCCGAGATGGCGCGCGAGGCGGGCTACTTCTCGATTGACGACGTGCTCGACCGGCTCAGCGGCAAGCTGGTTGATCGGCATCCGCACGTTTTCGGCGACGTTAAAGCGGAAACCGCGGGCGACGTGCTCCGCAACTGGGAGGCGCTGAAGGCGGAAGAAAAGAAGAAGCGGCTCGAAGGCGGCGGCGGGAAGGCGGCGAAGTCCGAAGACAAGAAGGATTCGGTCCTCGCCGGCGTTTCGCATGCCATGCCGGCGCTGCTGGAGGCGCACAAGCTCAGCTCGCGAGCGGCGCACGCCGGCTTCGAGTGGCCCGAGATCGAAGGCCTGTTCGACAAGCTGGCGGAAGAAACCGCCGAGCTGCGCGAGGAGCTGAAGCGCTTCCCTGCTCCCGGGCCGCGGCCGGCGCAGCGCGGCGTGGCCGGCGCCAGCGGCGCCGCGATCGCCGACGACCTGCGCGCGCGCCTGGAAGACGAAGTCGGTGATCTTTTCTTTGTGCTGGTGAACGTGGCGCGATATCTTTCGCTGGACCCGGAATCGGCGCTGAAGAAGACCAATCGCAAGTTCAAGCAGCGCTTCCAATGGATGGAACAGCAACTGCGGGCCGCCGGCCGCAGGCTCGAAGACGCCACGCTGGAGGAAATGGAGTTGCTATGGCAACAGTCGAAGCGCCTGGAGAAAGCCAACGCGCCGCAGGACGGCGCGAAGTGA
- a CDS encoding type II toxin-antitoxin system Phd/YefM family antitoxin, whose amino-acid sequence MATKDTPLAPKIISALTARTQFGQIMRRARQRQERFVVDRRGEPQVVIMSVRDFLKTMAPESKPLAALRAASVKSGRSRMSMRQIDKEIRAYRREEKLSRAKTGRRS is encoded by the coding sequence ATGGCGACCAAAGACACACCGCTCGCCCCCAAGATCATCTCGGCGCTTACCGCTCGCACCCAGTTCGGGCAGATCATGCGCCGGGCCCGCCAGCGGCAGGAACGTTTTGTGGTGGACCGCCGCGGCGAACCTCAGGTTGTCATCATGAGCGTGCGCGACTTCCTTAAGACGATGGCGCCCGAAAGCAAGCCGCTCGCGGCGCTGCGCGCCGCATCGGTCAAATCCGGCAGGTCACGAATGAGCATGCGCCAGATCGATAAGGAGATTAGGGCGTACCGGCGTGAAGAAAAGCTGAGCCGTGCCAAGACCGGCCGTCGTTCTTGA
- a CDS encoding GNAT family N-acetyltransferase, which produces MATVEAPGESQRAAGRREVTGDSVVIRPCRGFAELEACVRLQKEVWNFSDADLVPLRMFVVAEKIGGQIIGSFDGPELVGYALSIPGTRAGHPYLHSHMLAVRESYRNHGLGRRMKLAQRDDAVPRGFELIEWTFDPLEIKNSHLNITRLGAIARRYNMNQYGVSSSALQGGLPTDRLVAEWWLKSRRVSDVLDRGVAPNVTPELTISVPAEIYAWKAAPETRAKAAEVQTRNRELFQQAFARGLSVLAYERDEAGNGKFLLGKWDEPWSYASEA; this is translated from the coding sequence ATGGCAACAGTCGAAGCGCCTGGAGAAAGCCAACGCGCCGCAGGACGGCGCGAAGTGACGGGCGACAGCGTCGTCATCCGGCCCTGCCGAGGCTTTGCGGAACTGGAAGCCTGCGTCCGCCTGCAAAAAGAGGTGTGGAACTTTTCTGACGCCGACCTGGTGCCGCTGCGCATGTTCGTGGTCGCGGAAAAAATTGGCGGGCAGATCATCGGCAGCTTCGACGGCCCGGAACTGGTCGGCTACGCGCTTTCGATTCCGGGTACGCGCGCCGGGCATCCTTACCTGCACTCGCACATGCTGGCCGTGCGCGAAAGCTATCGCAACCACGGCCTGGGACGCCGCATGAAGCTGGCGCAGCGCGATGACGCCGTGCCGCGCGGCTTCGAACTCATCGAATGGACCTTCGATCCGCTGGAGATCAAGAACTCGCACCTGAACATAACGCGCCTGGGCGCGATTGCGCGGCGCTACAACATGAACCAGTACGGCGTGTCGTCGTCGGCGCTGCAGGGCGGGCTGCCGACTGACCGTCTCGTGGCCGAGTGGTGGCTCAAGTCACGCCGCGTCTCGGACGTGCTCGATCGGGGCGTCGCCCCCAATGTCACGCCCGAACTGACGATCAGCGTGCCGGCCGAAATCTACGCCTGGAAGGCCGCTCCCGAAACGCGCGCCAAAGCGGCGGAGGTCCAAACGCGCAACCGCGAGCTGTTTCAGCAGGCCTTCGCCCGGGGCCTGAGCGTGCTGGCCTACGAGCGCGACGAGGCGGGAAACGGGAAATTTCTTCTGGGCAAATGGGACGAGCCGTGGTCGTATGCGAGTGAAGCATGA
- a CDS encoding glycerol-3-phosphate dehydrogenase/oxidase yields MNREFSQRPPLAGQWFDVAVIGGGVNGVAIARECARAGAAVLLAEQHDFASGTTSRSTRIIHGGLRYLEHGEIGLVRESVAERERLLRQRPHLVRSLNFLLAMPPGRGRRSALGIRAGLWLYRRFGDGAPHRGPGDGEARRRFEQALDSGRRLALFSYDDAQCEFPERLVAEWLREAVAAGAEVRNHTRALRIQTSGGRVQGVLLRDQLSGAEFAIECRLVVNAGGPWADQVAAAAGLRQGARLVGGTRGSHIVLGRLPGVSSSAIYAPAADGRPVFMVPWNGQVLVGTTDIPDQGDPGRTLPTTDEIAYLLAAVNAMFPAARLGLADIAYAFAGVRPLPYAPGEAPAAISRRHFLHNHGADGAAGMVSVIGGKLTTAASLARQCARKLGYGVAEPAGAVAMADDGPDAALLEWQRRVASSAGIGKRTAHALVDWHGEHALKLARAAARDARLRAPLCEHTAHIAVEALSAVQDEYAATLADVLLRRVPVALHASWSAACTRTAANSVGAALGWTERRREEEIERFQQERAAFLVKPVPAARALAPETA; encoded by the coding sequence ATGAACCGCGAATTTTCGCAGCGCCCGCCGCTGGCCGGCCAGTGGTTCGACGTGGCCGTGATCGGCGGCGGCGTCAACGGCGTGGCCATCGCGCGCGAGTGCGCGCGCGCCGGTGCCGCCGTGCTGCTGGCCGAACAGCACGACTTCGCTTCCGGTACCACCAGCCGCTCCACGCGCATCATCCACGGCGGGCTGCGCTACCTGGAGCACGGCGAAATCGGCCTGGTGCGCGAGTCGGTGGCCGAGCGCGAGCGTTTGCTGCGCCAGCGGCCGCACCTGGTGCGCTCGCTCAATTTTCTGCTCGCCATGCCGCCCGGCCGCGGGCGCCGCAGCGCGCTCGGCATCCGTGCTGGGTTGTGGCTTTATCGCAGATTCGGCGACGGCGCGCCGCACCGCGGTCCCGGCGACGGCGAAGCGCGCAGGCGCTTCGAGCAGGCCCTCGACTCGGGCCGGCGGCTGGCTCTGTTCTCCTACGACGACGCACAGTGCGAATTTCCCGAGCGGCTGGTCGCCGAATGGCTGCGCGAGGCGGTCGCGGCGGGCGCGGAGGTCCGCAATCACACGCGCGCGCTGCGTATCCAGACGTCCGGCGGGCGGGTGCAGGGCGTGCTGTTGCGCGACCAACTCAGCGGCGCCGAGTTCGCCATCGAGTGCCGGCTGGTGGTCAACGCCGGCGGTCCGTGGGCCGACCAGGTGGCTGCTGCCGCCGGCCTGCGCCAAGGCGCGCGGCTTGTCGGCGGGACGCGCGGCTCGCACATCGTGCTGGGCCGGCTTCCCGGCGTTTCGTCGTCGGCCATCTACGCGCCGGCCGCCGACGGCCGGCCCGTCTTCATGGTTCCGTGGAACGGCCAGGTGCTGGTGGGCACAACCGATATTCCCGATCAGGGCGACCCCGGGCGCACCCTGCCGACCACCGATGAGATCGCGTATCTGCTGGCCGCGGTGAACGCCATGTTTCCGGCCGCGCGGTTGGGCCTTGCAGACATCGCGTACGCGTTTGCCGGCGTGCGCCCGCTGCCTTATGCGCCGGGCGAGGCGCCGGCGGCAATTTCACGGCGCCACTTTCTCCACAATCACGGCGCCGACGGCGCGGCCGGCATGGTCAGCGTGATCGGCGGCAAGCTCACGACCGCCGCCAGCCTGGCGCGCCAGTGCGCGCGCAAGCTGGGATACGGCGTCGCCGAGCCGGCCGGCGCCGTCGCCATGGCCGACGACGGCCCAGACGCCGCATTGCTGGAGTGGCAGCGCCGCGTAGCTTCCTCGGCGGGCATCGGCAAGCGCACGGCGCACGCGCTGGTGGACTGGCACGGCGAGCACGCGCTCAAGCTGGCGCGCGCAGCGGCGCGCGACGCCCGTCTGCGTGCCCCGTTGTGCGAGCATACGGCGCACATCGCCGTCGAGGCGCTCAGTGCCGTTCAGGATGAATACGCCGCCACGCTGGCCGATGTCCTGCTGCGCCGCGTTCCCGTGGCGCTGCATGCGTCATGGTCGGCCGCGTGCACGCGGACGGCTGCAAATAGCGTGGGCGCCGCACTGGGATGGACCGAACGCCGCCGCGAGGAAGAGATCGAGCGCTTCCAGCAGGAGCGCGCCGCATTCCTGGTGAAGCCCGTCCCCGCGGCGCGCGCCCTAGCGCCAGAGACTGCCTAA
- the bshC gene encoding bacillithiol biosynthesis cysteine-adding enzyme BshC: protein MYSECLPFTGIPHSSRLFLDYLYNLDRVRRFYAHPPLTRDWLPEQAAKVRARYAEAQRQAVANALLRQNRAWNAPPEVISNLGRLRNGALAVVTGQQVGVLGGPLYSFYKALSAVKVAAEYTAAGVESAPIFWLATEDHDFAEVSHAFLADEHGEPHRIEIASTAPPDAPVGSIRLGAEINSVLRQVEHLIGPSILEQAYAPGQTLGSAFARLLMCLFGRFGLIVLDPLDSELHQLAAPLLGNAARRADELHAGLDARGKELEASGYHAQVKVAASSSLLFSLAGGRRVAIRRSNSHFVVGDRRLTAAEFAAEVEAAPEQFSPNALLRPAMQDFLLPSVAVIAGPAEIAYWAQVAVLEDKLLGGVTPALPRFSATLVEPRCKRLLDRYQARVADLFKGVEHTRELLAGRSLPSKLEETYRNSAGALDALIAAYSTELLQLDPTLSEAASRAAAKMRYQLQRLHVRAARAGMRRHEDVVRHADRLSAALYPNKTLQERVVAGVSFVARYGPDVLDALLDVARPQCPDHQVVYL from the coding sequence GTGTATTCCGAGTGTCTGCCGTTTACGGGCATACCGCACAGCTCGCGCCTGTTCCTCGACTACCTGTACAACCTGGATCGTGTTCGCCGCTTTTACGCGCACCCGCCGCTCACCCGTGACTGGCTGCCTGAGCAAGCCGCCAAAGTCCGCGCGCGCTATGCCGAGGCGCAGCGCCAAGCCGTGGCCAACGCGCTGCTGCGGCAAAACCGGGCGTGGAACGCGCCTCCTGAAGTCATTTCCAATCTCGGCCGGTTGCGCAACGGCGCTCTTGCCGTGGTTACCGGACAGCAGGTGGGCGTGCTGGGCGGGCCGCTGTACTCCTTCTACAAAGCCCTGAGCGCCGTAAAAGTTGCGGCTGAATATACCGCCGCGGGTGTCGAATCGGCGCCCATCTTCTGGCTGGCCACCGAGGACCACGACTTCGCCGAAGTGTCGCATGCCTTCCTCGCCGACGAGCACGGAGAGCCGCATCGCATCGAGATCGCGTCCACTGCGCCGCCGGACGCCCCGGTGGGAAGCATTCGCCTCGGCGCTGAGATCAACTCGGTGCTCCGCCAGGTCGAGCACCTGATCGGTCCCAGCATTCTCGAGCAGGCGTATGCACCCGGCCAGACGCTGGGTTCAGCCTTCGCCCGGCTCCTCATGTGCCTGTTTGGCCGCTTCGGGCTCATCGTGCTCGATCCGCTCGACAGCGAACTGCACCAGCTTGCGGCGCCGCTGCTCGGCAACGCCGCCCGCCGCGCCGACGAACTGCACGCCGGGCTCGATGCCCGCGGCAAAGAACTCGAAGCCTCCGGGTACCACGCGCAGGTGAAGGTGGCGGCATCGTCGTCGCTGCTGTTTTCGCTCGCGGGCGGGCGACGCGTGGCAATCCGGCGCAGTAACTCGCACTTCGTGGTCGGCGACCGAAGGCTGACGGCGGCCGAATTTGCCGCTGAGGTGGAGGCCGCGCCGGAGCAGTTCAGCCCCAACGCGCTGCTGCGTCCGGCGATGCAGGACTTTTTGCTGCCCTCAGTCGCAGTGATCGCCGGCCCGGCCGAGATCGCGTATTGGGCGCAGGTGGCGGTGCTGGAAGACAAGCTGCTCGGCGGGGTGACGCCGGCGCTGCCGCGCTTCAGCGCGACGCTGGTCGAGCCGCGATGTAAACGCCTGCTCGATCGCTACCAGGCGCGTGTCGCCGACCTGTTCAAGGGCGTGGAGCATACGCGCGAACTGCTCGCCGGCCGCAGCCTGCCGTCGAAGCTGGAAGAGACCTACCGCAACTCCGCCGGCGCGCTCGACGCGCTCATCGCGGCCTACTCCACCGAACTGTTGCAACTCGATCCCACCTTGAGCGAGGCCGCCTCCCGCGCTGCCGCCAAGATGCGCTACCAGCTCCAGCGCCTGCACGTGCGCGCCGCCCGCGCCGGCATGCGGCGGCACGAGGACGTAGTCCGCCACGCCGACCGGCTCAGCGCGGCGCTCTATCCGAACAAGACTTTGCAGGAGCGCGTGGTTGCAGGCGTGTCGTTCGTGGCGCGTTACGGCCCCGACGTGCTCGATGCGCTGCTGGACGTGGCCAGGCCGCAGTGCCCGGACCATCAGGTGGTGTATTTGTAG